The Tursiops truncatus isolate mTurTru1 chromosome 6, mTurTru1.mat.Y, whole genome shotgun sequence genome includes a window with the following:
- the FGF17 gene encoding fibroblast growth factor 17: MDLRWCHPKQIDTIFPLVTAKGENHPSPNFNQYVRDQGAMTDQLSRRQIREYQLYSRTSGKHVQVTGRRISATAEDGNKFAKLIVETDTFGSRVRIKGAESEKYICMNKRGKLIGKPSGKSKDCVFTEIVLENNYTAFQNARHEGWFMAFTRQGRPRQASRSRQNQREAHFIKRLYQGQLPFPNHAERQKQFEFVGSAPTRRTKRTRRPQPLT, translated from the exons ATGGACCTGCGGTGGTGTCACCCAAAGCAAATTGACACTATTTTTCCCTTGGTAACCGCAAAGGGGGAGAATCACCCGTCTCCTAATTTTAACCAGTACGTGAGGGACCAGGGTGCCATGACCGACCAGCTGAGCCGGCGGCAGATCCGCGAGTACCAGCTCTACAGCCGGACCAGCGGCAAGCACGTGCAGGTCACTGGGCGTCGCATCTCCGCCACCGCTGAGGACGGCAACAAGTTTG ccaagCTCATAGTGGAGACAGACACCTTCGGAAGCCGCGTGCGCATCAAGGGAGCTGAGAGCGAGAAATACATCTGTATGAACAAGAGGGGCAAGCTCATCGGGAAG CCCAGCGGGAAGAGCAAAGACTGCGTGTTCACAGAGATCGTGCTGGAGAACAACTACACAGCCTTCCAGAATGCACGGCACGAGGGCTGGTTCATGGCCTTCACGCGGCAGGGCCGGCCCCGCCAGGCCTCCCGCAGCCGCCAGAACCAGCGAGAGGCTCACTTCATCAAGCGCCTCTACCAGGGCCAGCTGCCCTTCCCCAACCATGCCGAGAGGCAGAAGCAGTTCGAGTTTGTGGGCTCAGCCCCCACCCGCCGGACCAAGCGCACTCGGAGGCCACAGCCCCTGACATAG